CAGCGCTTGCTGGAGGCGGTCGAGGCTTTACTGGCAGCACACGATCAATCCTGGAGCCTGCTCGATCAGCGCCACGCTGGGGCCGAGTTCGACAGCACCTCCGCGCCGACTAGGAATTTGCCGCCAGCACCACAGCCCGCCCATAAGCCCGTTTTATATTCATCAGGCGACAGCGTGCGCGAAGGCCGCTTCGTCACGGGCGCAATGCTAGCCGAGCGTTACCGCCTCGTCGGCTTGCTGGGCAAAGGCGGGATGGGCGAGGTCTACAAAGCCGAGGATTTGAAACTCAACCAGACCGTCGCGCTCAAGTTTCTGCCCGAAAGCATTGCGCTCGACGGTGGGATGCTGGCCCGCTTTCACAACGAAGTGCGCATCGCGCGACAGGTCGCCCATCCGAATGTTTGCCGCGTCTACGACATTGGCGAAGTCGAGGGACTGCATTTTCTCTCGATGGAGTTTATTGATGGTGAGGACTTGAGCAGCCTGCTGCGGCGCATCGGACGATTGCCGGGCGATAAGGCAGTGGAGTTGGCGCGGCAGATGTGCGCGGGGCTGGCGGCGGCGCACGAAGCGGGCGTGCTGCATCGTGACTTGAAACCGGCCAACGTGATGATTGACGGGCGCGGCAAAGCGCGCATCACCGACTTTGGCTTGGCGGTGGTGAGTGAAGAGTTGCGCGGCGAAGAAGTCATGGCAGGCACGCCGGCGTACATGGCTCCTGAGCAGTTGACGGGTAAGGAAGCCACTCAGCGCAGCGACATCTATGCCTTGGGTTTGGTGCTCTACGAACTGTTTACCGGCAAGCGAGTCTTCGAAGCAAAAAGTATTCAAGAACTGATCTCTTTGCACGAGAAGTCCACACCGCCGACGCCCTCGAGTCACGTGAAAGACATTGACCCGCTGGCCGAGCGCGTGATTCTGCGCTGTTTGGCAAAAGACCCAAAGGCCAGACCGGCCTCGGCAGTACAAGTGGCGCTGGCGTTGCCGGGCGGTGATCCGCTGGCAGCGGCGTTGGCGATGGGCGAGATGCCTTCGCCGGAGATGGTCGCGGCTTCAGGGCAAAAGACCGGGCTGCGTCCGCCGGTTGCGGTCGTGTGCTTGATTGCCATCATCGTCGGCCTGCTCGCGCTGGTGTATGACCAAAGCCGCAGGAGGATGTTTGACGTAACCCCGTTTGAACATTCGCCTGAAATCCTGTCGCAAAAGGCGCGCGAAATCAGCGCGCAACTCGGTTACCCGGAACGTCCGACCGACAGCGCGCATGGCTTTGAGTATGATGGCGCTTATCTAAACTACGTCCGGCGACAAATTCCCGCCCGCGAATGGTGGCAGCGTTTCAGCCGAAGTCGGCCTGCTCCTATCTTCTTTTGGTATCGGAAAAGTCCTCAACAACTTCTGCCAAAAGATGACCCTGATCCTACGCTATGGGGCCAGCCTCCTGATATGTCGCGGGTGCGGGAAAACGATCCGCCACAGACGCCAGGCATGGTGTGCATCAGGTTGGATATGCAAGGACGGCTGCTGCGCTTTTCCGCCGAACCACCGGCGCTTGATGAAGGGCCAAGCCATTCGTCACAACCTACGCAGGATAATTGGGCTAGACTCTTTTCAGCCGCCGAGATTGATGTCGCACGTCTGACCGCAACTGAACCGAAATGGACGCCACCCTCGGCCTTTGACACGCGCGCGGCGTGGAGCGGGGCATTCCCGGAACAGCCTGATTTGCCGCTGCGCGTGGAAGCCGCCGCCTGGCACGGCAAGCCAGTTTACTTTGAAGTGATTGGTCCGTGGACGACGCCTAATCGAGGAGTGGCGGTTCAACTTCCCAGTAAAATGCTCGTTTGGTTTTTGACCGTTACCTACTGGGCTATCTTGCTGTTTGGCGGGTGGCTGGCGTTGCGTAACCTACGTCAGGGGCGGAGTGACCGTAAGGGTGCATTTAGGTTAATGGCCTATATATTCCTAAGCCATCAAGTCGCCATATACCTTGGTTCACAGATGACAGCAGTGAACGAGCTCATGTGCTTTTATCTCGCATGCTTCACTTGGATTTTATACATGTCGCTTGAACCTTATGTCAGGCGGCGTTGGCCCGACATGCTAATTTCCTGGAACCGGGTCTTGGCGGGGAAGGTGCGCGATCCTTTAGTGGGCAGAGATATGTTGTTCGGCATTTTGGCCATAATCCTGCTCAGTCTTCTCTTTAGATTGATTTTTCTGCTGAGGATACATCTTTTTGATTTAGCACCCTTCCCTGGGGCTGCGGTGACACCACTGAAAATCCTGAGTAGCTTGCGCCTAACCATCAGCAGTCTGGTGATCCTTCCCCACTGGGCAATGTTCATTGCATTGTGGTTCCTCTTCTTCTTTTTTCTGCTGCGTATCCTGGTGCGCCGTGATTGGCTGGCTATAGCGCTCTTCGCACTCATCGCTGGCCTGGCGGGGTATGATGGCAGTTGGGTAGATTTGGCCACTGGGATGTTGCTTTGGTTGATTGGGGCCCTTTTGATGTGGCGTTATGGGTTGGTGGCATTTGCCAGCTTCCTACTCACCAGCTATGCGCTTAACAACTTCCCCTACACACTCGACTTTTCACGATGGTATGCAGCAGCAGGCCTGATTCCATTGATTGCTCTGCTGGCGCTGGCTTCGGTTGCGTTTTACACCTCGCTGGGTGGGCAGAAGGTGTTTCAAGTCAGCCTGCTGGATGAATGAATCTGAACCTGGGTACGCACCGCTGCCAGCGTGCAGGAGTGATTCATAGACACTGTGGCTCCGACTATAGCAATCGCCAAGTCGGCACGCTGGCAGCGCTGCGTACCCAGGTCTGGCTATTTCTTCTTCCGCTTGATATTGACCAGTCGCGCCGGATAGATGCCGAAATTTTCGACCTCGATGGTGTTCCCGCTCTTAGCACGCACGCGGGCGGCGGGGAACAGCGTGCCTTCGACATCGCCGTCTTCCTGCACGAAAAGCTCAATGTACGTGAACGGGTAATCCACCGAACGCGCGCCGCGCCGCAATTCGCCAAAGCCCAGCCAGCGTTCGGCGACGGCGGAAATCTTGCGCCCGTCTTCGGTTTGCGTCACCCAAACAGCGTTGAGGTCACGGCTCAGTCCGCTGCCGATTTGGATGGTGCCGTGCTTTTCTTTCGACACGGCGTCCCAGAATTTGTCCTGCCCGTCGCGTTTCAACAAATCCAGCAGACGGGTGACTTCGGCTTCCGGCGTGATGTTGTTGATCGTCAGTGTGAAGAAATCGGTGACGGCGCCGCGCGGGCCGCCGATGTAGGTGATGTTGCCCCGGTAAACTTCTTTGCCGGCGCGGTTGGTTTGCGCGTTGGCCGGTGGGGTAGCCAGCAACAGCACAAATAGCGACAATACCAGATGCATCAAGGTTGTGATTTTGCTTTGCATAGTTCCTCCGAATCATGAAAACAGGTTGCACGCGAAGATACGGGCAACCTGCGCGGACGGATTTATGGTCAATGC
This is a stretch of genomic DNA from Acidobacteriota bacterium. It encodes these proteins:
- a CDS encoding serine/threonine protein kinase, which codes for MGEVYKAEDLKLNQTVALKFLPESIALDGGMLARFHNEVRIARQVAHPNVCRVYDIGEVEGLHFLSMEFIDGEDLSSLLRRIGRLPGDKAVELARQMCAGLAAAHEAGVLHRDLKPANVMIDGRGKARITDFGLAVVSEELRGEEVMAGTPAYMAPEQLTGKEATQRSDIYALGLVLYELFTGKRVFEAKSIQELISLHEKSTPPTPSSHVKDIDPLAERVILRCLAKDPKARPASAVQVALALPGGDPLAAALAMGEMPSPEMVAASGQKTGLRPPVAVVCLIAIIVGLLALVYDQSRRRMFDVTPFEHSPEILSQKAREISAQLGYPERPTDSAHGFEYDGAYLNYVRRQIPAREWWQRFSRSRPAPIFFWYRKSPQQLLPKDDPDPTLWGQPPDMSRVRENDPPQTPGMVCIRLDMQGRLLRFSAEPPALDEGPSHSSQPTQDNWARLFSAAEIDVARLTATEPKWTPPSAFDTRAAWSGAFPEQPDLPLRVEAAAWHGKPVYFEVIGPWTTPNRGVAVQLPSKMLVWFLTVTYWAILLFGGWLALRNLRQGRSDRKGAFRLMAYIFLSHQVAIYLGSQMTAVNELMCFYLACFTWILYMSLEPYVRRRWPDMLISWNRVLAGKVRDPLVGRDMLFGILAIILLSLLFRLIFLLRIHLFDLAPFPGAAVTPLKILSSLRLTISSLVILPHWAMFIALWFLFFFFLLRILVRRDWLAIALFALIAGLAGYDGSWVDLATGMLLWLIGALLMWRYGLVAFASFLLTSYALNNFPYTLDFSRWYAAAGLIPLIALLALASVAFYTSLGGQKVFQVSLLDE